From Ipomoea triloba cultivar NCNSP0323 chromosome 5, ASM357664v1, the proteins below share one genomic window:
- the LOC116018900 gene encoding beta-amyrin 28-monooxygenase-like — MDAFLLYSLVFTVLYVSLSIIYFITKPNTSKPNLPPGSTGWPVVGENIDMMVSGPEKYISDRMNKYSSEVFKTSIAGEKVAVFCGAAGNKFLFTNENTLLTTWWPQSVTKPLMLPTNAQNGLKKITIINRTHVQEILKPENLKHYISTMDSMAKEHLAEEWAPFGEVKVYPLSKYYTFALACKLFLNIEGRDEVKRLLDPLLIVTSGMFTLPLNLPGTAYNRAMKAGSMLRCRLVEVIKKRKAMMSSSSGKVGEQGQDVLGRLLSATDEEGQHMNEAQIYNNIIGLIIPSYHSTSSAITFILKYLAELPHIYDQVYTEQMEIAKSKGPNERLCWEDIQKMKYSWNVACEVLRLIPPGQGGFRETVKDFIYAGFIIPKGWKTFWNPYSTHKNPKYFTEPEKFDPSRFEGNGPAPFTFVPFGGGPRMCPGKEYTRLELLVFMHNVVTNFKLEILMPDEKIVYSNGVPIPVNGLPIRFIPH; from the exons ATGGATGCTTTTCTCCTTTACTCACTTGTCTTTACAGTCCTTTACGTGTCCCTTTCCATCATTTACTTCATCACTAAGCCCAATACCTCAAAACCAAACCTCCCGCCGGGCTCCACCGGCTGGCCGGTGGTCGGAGAAAACATTGACATGATGGTGTCGGGGCCGGAGAAATACATATCCGACAGGATGAACAAGTATTCGTCGGAGGTTTTCAAGACCTCCATAGCTGGGGAGAAAGTGGCGGTGTTTTGCGGCGCCGCCGGGAACAAGTTCTTGTTCACCAACGAGAACACCCTCCTGACCACGTGGTGGCCGCAGTCGGTGACGAAGCCGCTGATGCTCCCCACCAATGCCCAAAACGGCCTCAAGAAGATCACGATAATCAACCGGACCCACGTCCAAGAGATTCTCAAACCGGAGAATCTCAAACACTACATCTCCACCATGGATTCCATGGCCAAG GAACATCTCGCCGAGGAGTGGGCGCCCTTCGGAGAAGTCAAGGTTTATCCTCTCTCCAAATATTACACCTTCGCTCTGGCGTGCAAGCTATTCTTGAACATTGAGGGCCGCGACGAGGTTAAAAGGCTGTTGGACCCTTTACTCATCGTCACCTCCGGCATGTTCACCCTGCCGCTCAACCTCCCCGGCACCGCCTACAACCGCGCCATGAAAGCCGGCAGCATGCTGCGCTGTCGGCTCGTGGAGGTGATTAAGAAGAGGAAGGCGATGATGAGTAGTAGTTCAGGCAAGGTGGGGGAGCAGGGACAAGACGTGTTGGGCCGCCTCCTTAGCGCTACCGATGAGGAGGGACAACACATGAACGAGGCCCAGATTTACAACAATATTATCGGACTTATCATTCCCAGCTACCATTCTACCAGTTCTGCCATAACCTTTATATTGAAGTATCTTGCTGAACTTCCCCATATTTATGACCAAGTCTACACAG AACAAATGGAGATTGCCAAGTCGAAGGGACCAAATGAGAGATTGTGTTGGGAAGATATTCAAAAGATGAAATATTCATGGAATGTAGCATGTGAAGTACTAAGGCTAATCCCACCAGGACAAGGTGGCTTTAGAGAGACTGTCAAAGATTTTATCTACGCTGGATTTATTATTCCAAAAGGATGGAAG ACGTTCTGGAATCCGTATTCAACACACAAGAATCCCAAATATTTCACAGAACCAGAGAAGTTTGATCCATCAAGATTCGAGGGAAATGGACCTGCACCCTTCACCTTTGTGCCGTTTGGCGGCGGGCCGAGAATGTGTCCGGGAAAAGAGTACACTCGACTAGAACTACTTGTGTTCATGCACAATGTTGTCACCAACTTCAAATTGGAGATATTGATGCCGGACGAGAAGATAGTCTATAGTAATGGAGTGCCGATTCCGGTCAATGGCCTTCCTATCAGATTTATACCCCATTAG
- the LOC116019580 gene encoding beta-amyrin 28-monooxygenase, giving the protein MKYSWNVACEVLRLIPPGQGGFRETVKDFIYAGFIIPKGWKTFWNPYSTHKNPKYFTEPEKFDPSRFEGNGPAPFTFVPFGGGPRMCPGKEYTRLELLVFMHNVVTNFKLEILMPDEKIVYSNGVPIPVNGLPIRFIPH; this is encoded by the exons ATGAAATATTCATGGAATGTAGCATGTGAAGTACTAAGGCTAATCCCACCAGGACAAGGTGGCTTTAGAGAGACTGTCAAAGATTTTATCTACGCTGGATTTATTATTCCAAAAGGATGGAAG ACGTTCTGGAATCCGTATTCAACACACAAGAATCCCAAATATTTCACAGAACCAGAGAAGTTTGATCCATCAAGATTCGAGGGAAATGGACCTGCACCCTTCACCTTTGTGCCGTTTGGCGGCGGGCCGAGAATGTGTCCGGGAAAAGAGTACACTCGACTAGAACTACTTGTGTTCATGCACAATGTTGTCACCAACTTCAAATTGGAGATATTGATGCCGGACGAGAAGATAGTCTATAGTAATGGAGTGCCGATTCCGGTCAATGGCCTTCCTATCAGATTTATACCCCATTAG